A part of Setaria viridis chromosome 8, Setaria_viridis_v4.0, whole genome shotgun sequence genomic DNA contains:
- the LOC117834784 gene encoding transcription factor SCREAM2, with amino-acid sequence MLPPFSNPLWVQDDCDAQQQQQQLDAPPPTPMMLGTTQALGHEQQKLLCLANAADMGGGVFSTPSVLDDDWYFNPAAAGAGAQGSLLLAPPVQGSAGLSLGAGSSQMFSLFNMGGGAQYDLHGFDLGLSGGGGGVSGADLVSFAGAGSAANSASLPLIPSGNAGFLGSFGGFGTAPAQMPEFGGLGGFDMFSNGAGSSAAAPPLASAPLAAPFSARGKAAVLRPLEIFPPVGAQPTLFQKRALRRNASEEDDDKKRKAEALAAAAGASSAGGGDAVLDDADDDDGGSIDASGLNYDSEDARGVEESGKKDDKDSNANSTVTAGGAGDGKGKRKGMPAKNLMAERRRRKKLNDRLYMLRSVVPKISKMDRASILGDAIEYLKELLQKINDLQNELESPPSTASLPPTPTSFHPLTPTLPTLPSRVKEELCTSALPSPTSQQPRVEVRMREGRAVNIHMFCARRPGLLLNAMKAIEGLGLDVQQAVVSCFNGFTLDVFKAELCKDGPGLMPEEIKTVLLQSTGFHGVM; translated from the exons atGCTCCCGCCGTTCTCCAACCCGCTCTGGGTGCAGGACGACTGTgacgcgcagcagcagcagcagcagctggacgcgccgccgccgacgccgatgaTGCTGGGGACGACGCAGGCGCTGGGGCACGAGCAGCAGAAGCTCCTGTGCCTGGCCAACGCCGCCGACATGGGGGGCGGGGTTTTCAGCACGCCGTCGGTGCTCGACGACGACTGGTACTTCaaccccgcggcggccggcgccggcgcgcaggGGTCCTTGCTCCTGGCGCCGCCGGTGCAGGGGTCCGCGGGGCTCTCGCTCGGGGCCGGCTCGTCGCAGATGTTCTCGCTCTTCaacatgggcggcggcgcgcagtaCGACCTCCACGGGTTCGACCTCGgcctctccggcggcggcggcggcgtgtccGGGGCCGACCTGGTTTcgttcgccggcgccgggagcgCGGCGAATTCTGCGTCTTTGCCCCTGATCCCGTCCGGGAACGCCGGCTTCCTCGGCTCGTTCGGCGGCTTCGGCACCGCGCCGGCGCAAATGCCGGAGTTCGGCGGGCTCGGTGGGTTCGACATGTTCAGCAACGGCGccggctcctccgccgcggcgccgccccttGCCTCGGCGCCCCTGGCTGCGCCGTTCTCCGCGCGCGGGAAGGCGGCGGTGCTCCGCCCGCTGGAGATCTTCCCGCCCGTGGGCGCGCAGCCGACGCTGTTCCAGAAGCGCGCTCTCCGCCGTAACGCcagcgaggaggacgacgacaagaagcgcaaggcggaggccctcgccgcggccgcgggagcGTCctcggctggcggcggcgacgcagtACTGGACGACGCCGACGATGATGACGGCGGGAGCATCGACGCGTCCGGGCTCAACTACGACTCCGAGGACGCGAGGGGCGTCGAGGAGAGCGGCAAGAAGGACGACAAGGACTCCAACGCCAACAGCACGGTGACTGCCGGTGGCGCGGGCGACGGGAAGGGCAAGAGGAAGGGGATGCCGGCCAAGAACCTCATGGCGGAGCGCCGTCGCCGGAAGAAGCTCAATGACCGCCTCTACATGCTCCGGTCAGTCGTGCCCAAGATCAGCAAG ATGGACAGGGCTTCCATTCTTGGAGACGCAATCGAGTACCTGAAGGAGCTGCTGCAGAAGATCAATGATCTACAGAATGAGCTTGAGTCGCCCCCTTCCACAGCCTCACTGCCTCCAACACCAACAAGCTTCCACCCTCTGACTCCGACGCTTCCCACTCTGCCGTCTCGTGTGAAGGAAGAGCTGTGCACAAGCGCATTGCCAAGCCCTACTTCACAGCAACCTAGG GTTGAGGTAAGGATGAGGGAAGGCCGAGCAGTGAACATCCACATGTTCTGTGCTCGCAGGCCTGGTCTTCTGCTTAATGCTATGAAGGCGATCGAAGGCCTTGGCCTCGACGTCCAGCAGGCTGTTGTCAGTTGCTTCAATGGATTCACCCTAGACGTCTTCAAGGCTGAG CTGTGCAAGGATGGCCCTGGGCTCATGCCGGAGGAAATCAAGACCGTCCTCCTGCAATCCACCGGATTCCATGGCGTGATGTAG
- the LOC117833102 gene encoding auxin response factor 23 isoform X1 gives MAPPAAAAAAAAHAAGGGSGGGGGGGGEGDGAAAARGGGGFGGGGGGGAEDGMYTELWNLCAGPLVTVPRVGDKVYYFPQGHIEQVEASTNQVAEQHMQLYNLPWKILCEVMNVELKAEPDTDEVYAQLTLLPESKQPDENGSSEQEMPAAPSAAPARPRVHSFCKTLTASDTSTHGGFSVLRRHADECLPPLDMSRQPPTQELVAKDLHGAEWRFRHIFRGQPRRHLLQSGWSVFVSAKRLVAGDAFIFLRGVNGELRVGVRRAMRQQANVPSSVISSHSMHLGVLATAWHAVNTGTMFTVYYKPRTSPAEFVVPCDRYMESLKRNYPIGMRFKMRFEGEEAPEQRFTGTIVGNVDPDQAGWPESKWRYLKVRWDEASSIPRPERVSPWQIEPAVSPPPINPLPVHRPKRPRSNAVASLPDSSAPTKEAAPKVTVEAQQNALQRVLQTQDNATPKSAFGDKSELDAAQQSVLRPSGFDREKSTIGTQRKLGSDSWMQMSRPESYNEMLSGLSGYQQPKDLQNQQGFCSLPDQIAAGRPNFWHTVNAHYQDQQGNHNMFGSWSMMPSSTGFGLNRQNYPMIQEVGAMPQSSANTKFGNGVYTPLPGRGIDQYSAGWFGHMVPGSRMDDAQPRVIKPQPLVLAHGDAQKMKGNSCKLFGIHLDSPAKSEPLKSPPSVANDGMPQTPAAAEWRRVDTTEVEKSSDPPKTPKQLDAPQADPVPCPQSSRSTQCKSQGGSTRSCKKVHKQGIALGRSVDLTKFKGYTELVSELDEMFDFNGELKGSNKEWMVVYTDNEGDMMLVGDDPWDEFCNMVHKIFIYTTEEVQRMNPGTLNSGSEDSPANSMERGSAVRETLPASSLNSGNC, from the exons GTGGAGGCATCGACCAACCAGGTGGCTGAGCAGCACATGCAACTGTACAATCTCCCATGGAAGATCCTGTGCGAGGTCATGAACGTTGAATTGAAG GCCGAACCAGACACTGATGAGGTTTATGCCCAGCTTACTCTGCTCCCTGAATCGAAG CAGCCAGATGAGAATGGCTCTAGTGAGCAAGAGATGCCTGCTGCACCCTCTGCTGCACCTGCGAGGCCACGTGTGCACTCGTTCTGCAAGACCTTGACAGCCTCGGACACCAGCACACATGGTGGCTTCTCGGTGCTGCGACGTCACGCGGACGAGTGCCTCCCGCCACTG GATATGAGCCGTCAACCTCCAACACAAGAGCTTGTGGCCAAGGATCTGCATGGTGCCGAATGGCGCTTTCGCCACATATTCAGAG GTCAGCCACGAAGGCATCTTTTGCAGAGTGGCTGGAGTGTCTTTGTTAGCGCCAAGCGACTTGTTGCTGGGGATGCCTTCATCTTTCTAAG AGGTGTGAATGGGGAGTTGCGTGTTGGAGTTAGGCGTGCAATGAGGCAGCAAGCAAATGTTCCATCTTCAGTAATATCAAGCCACAGCATGCATCTTGGAGTTCTTGCTACAGCATGGCATGCTGTTAACACTGGAACCATGTTCACTGTCTACTATAAACCTAG GACAAGTCCAGCAGAGTTTGTGGTTCCCTGTGATCGCTACATGGAATCGCTGAAACGAAATTACCCAATAGGGATGAGATTTAAAATGAGGTTTGAAGGTGAAGAGGCTCCAGAGCAAAG GTTTACTGGGACCATTGTCGGAAATGTGGATCCTGATCAAGCTGGATGGCCTGAATCTAAATGGCGTTACCTTAAG GTGAGGTGGGATGAAGCTTCCTCCATTCCACGCCCTGAAAGGGTTTCTCCCTGGCAAATAGAACCTGCTGTAAGCCCTCCCCCTATCAATCCGCTTCCGGTGCACAGACCCAAAAGGCCTCGCTCTAATGCTGTAGCATCCCTGCCTGATTCTTCAGCTCCGACAAAAGAAG CGGCTCCTAAGGTCACAGTGGAGGCTCAACAGAATGCCCTACAAAGGGTCTTGCAGACGCAGGATAATGCAACCCCAAAAAGTGCTTTTGGTGATAAAAGTGAGCTGGATGCTGCTCAGCAGTCAGTCTTGCGACCATCAGGATTTGATCGGGAGAAGAGTACCATTGGTACGCAGAGGAAGCTGGGTTCAGATAGTTGGATGCAGATGAGCAGGCCTGAGAGTTACAATGAGATGTTATCTGGATTATCTGGATATCAGCAACCTAAAGATCTACAAAATCAGCAGGGATTCTGTTCTTTACCTGATCAGATTGCTGCTGGCCGTCCTAACTTCTGGCACACTGTAAATGCTCATTATCAGGATCAGCAAGGCAATCACAATATGTTTGGTTCATGGTCCATGATGCCTTCAAGTACTGGCTTCGGGTTGAACAGACAAAACTATCCAATGATACAGGAAGTTGGTGCGATGCCTCAGAGTTCTGCAAATACCAAATTTGGGAATGGAGTTTATACTCCACTGCCTGGCCGTGGCATCGATCAATACTCAGCTGGATGGTTTGGCCATATGGTACCTGGTTCTCGCATGGATGATGCACAGCCACGCGTGATCAAGCCTCAACCTTTGGTTCTTGCTCATGGTGACGCTCAGAAAATGAAAGGCAAttcatgcaagctttttggaaTTCACCTTGACAGCCCAGCTAAATCTGAACCTTTGAAGTCTCCACCAAGTGTTGCAAATGATGGGATGCCACAAACTCCAGCAGCAGCTGAATGGCGGAGGGTAGACACAACTGAAGTAGAGAAAAGTTCTGACCCACCTAAGACGCCAAAGCAACTTGATGCTCCACAGGCAGATCCTGTCCCATGTCCACAATCTTCAAGAAGCACACAGTGTAAATCACAAGGTGGATCAACCAGAAGCTGCAAGAAg GTCCACAAGCAAGGAATCGCCCTTGGCAGGTCTGTGGATCTTACAAAGTTCAAGGGCTACACGGAATTGGTCTCTGAGCTGGATGAGATGTTTGACTTCAACGGTGAGCTGAAAGGTTCTAACAAGGAATGGATGGTTGTCTACACCGACAACGAAGGCGATATGATGCTGGTCGGCGATGATCCCTGGGA CGAGTTCTGCAACATGGTCCACAAGATCTTCATCTACACAACGGAGGAGGTCCAGCGGATGAATCCAGGCACCCTGAACTCGGGGTCTGAGGACAGCCCTGCTAATTCAATGGAGAGGGGTTCTGCTGTCAGGGAGACACTGCCAGCCTCATCCCTTAACTCTGGGAACTGCTAA
- the LOC117833102 gene encoding auxin response factor 23 isoform X2: MAPPAAAAAAAAHAAGGGSGGGGGGGGEGDGAAAARGGGGFGGGGGGGAEDGMYTELWNLCAGPLVTVPRVGDKVYYFPQGHIEQVEASTNQVAEQHMQLYNLPWKILCEVMNVELKAEPDTDEVYAQLTLLPESKPDENGSSEQEMPAAPSAAPARPRVHSFCKTLTASDTSTHGGFSVLRRHADECLPPLDMSRQPPTQELVAKDLHGAEWRFRHIFRGQPRRHLLQSGWSVFVSAKRLVAGDAFIFLRGVNGELRVGVRRAMRQQANVPSSVISSHSMHLGVLATAWHAVNTGTMFTVYYKPRTSPAEFVVPCDRYMESLKRNYPIGMRFKMRFEGEEAPEQRFTGTIVGNVDPDQAGWPESKWRYLKVRWDEASSIPRPERVSPWQIEPAVSPPPINPLPVHRPKRPRSNAVASLPDSSAPTKEAAPKVTVEAQQNALQRVLQTQDNATPKSAFGDKSELDAAQQSVLRPSGFDREKSTIGTQRKLGSDSWMQMSRPESYNEMLSGLSGYQQPKDLQNQQGFCSLPDQIAAGRPNFWHTVNAHYQDQQGNHNMFGSWSMMPSSTGFGLNRQNYPMIQEVGAMPQSSANTKFGNGVYTPLPGRGIDQYSAGWFGHMVPGSRMDDAQPRVIKPQPLVLAHGDAQKMKGNSCKLFGIHLDSPAKSEPLKSPPSVANDGMPQTPAAAEWRRVDTTEVEKSSDPPKTPKQLDAPQADPVPCPQSSRSTQCKSQGGSTRSCKKVHKQGIALGRSVDLTKFKGYTELVSELDEMFDFNGELKGSNKEWMVVYTDNEGDMMLVGDDPWDEFCNMVHKIFIYTTEEVQRMNPGTLNSGSEDSPANSMERGSAVRETLPASSLNSGNC; this comes from the exons GTGGAGGCATCGACCAACCAGGTGGCTGAGCAGCACATGCAACTGTACAATCTCCCATGGAAGATCCTGTGCGAGGTCATGAACGTTGAATTGAAG GCCGAACCAGACACTGATGAGGTTTATGCCCAGCTTACTCTGCTCCCTGAATCGAAG CCAGATGAGAATGGCTCTAGTGAGCAAGAGATGCCTGCTGCACCCTCTGCTGCACCTGCGAGGCCACGTGTGCACTCGTTCTGCAAGACCTTGACAGCCTCGGACACCAGCACACATGGTGGCTTCTCGGTGCTGCGACGTCACGCGGACGAGTGCCTCCCGCCACTG GATATGAGCCGTCAACCTCCAACACAAGAGCTTGTGGCCAAGGATCTGCATGGTGCCGAATGGCGCTTTCGCCACATATTCAGAG GTCAGCCACGAAGGCATCTTTTGCAGAGTGGCTGGAGTGTCTTTGTTAGCGCCAAGCGACTTGTTGCTGGGGATGCCTTCATCTTTCTAAG AGGTGTGAATGGGGAGTTGCGTGTTGGAGTTAGGCGTGCAATGAGGCAGCAAGCAAATGTTCCATCTTCAGTAATATCAAGCCACAGCATGCATCTTGGAGTTCTTGCTACAGCATGGCATGCTGTTAACACTGGAACCATGTTCACTGTCTACTATAAACCTAG GACAAGTCCAGCAGAGTTTGTGGTTCCCTGTGATCGCTACATGGAATCGCTGAAACGAAATTACCCAATAGGGATGAGATTTAAAATGAGGTTTGAAGGTGAAGAGGCTCCAGAGCAAAG GTTTACTGGGACCATTGTCGGAAATGTGGATCCTGATCAAGCTGGATGGCCTGAATCTAAATGGCGTTACCTTAAG GTGAGGTGGGATGAAGCTTCCTCCATTCCACGCCCTGAAAGGGTTTCTCCCTGGCAAATAGAACCTGCTGTAAGCCCTCCCCCTATCAATCCGCTTCCGGTGCACAGACCCAAAAGGCCTCGCTCTAATGCTGTAGCATCCCTGCCTGATTCTTCAGCTCCGACAAAAGAAG CGGCTCCTAAGGTCACAGTGGAGGCTCAACAGAATGCCCTACAAAGGGTCTTGCAGACGCAGGATAATGCAACCCCAAAAAGTGCTTTTGGTGATAAAAGTGAGCTGGATGCTGCTCAGCAGTCAGTCTTGCGACCATCAGGATTTGATCGGGAGAAGAGTACCATTGGTACGCAGAGGAAGCTGGGTTCAGATAGTTGGATGCAGATGAGCAGGCCTGAGAGTTACAATGAGATGTTATCTGGATTATCTGGATATCAGCAACCTAAAGATCTACAAAATCAGCAGGGATTCTGTTCTTTACCTGATCAGATTGCTGCTGGCCGTCCTAACTTCTGGCACACTGTAAATGCTCATTATCAGGATCAGCAAGGCAATCACAATATGTTTGGTTCATGGTCCATGATGCCTTCAAGTACTGGCTTCGGGTTGAACAGACAAAACTATCCAATGATACAGGAAGTTGGTGCGATGCCTCAGAGTTCTGCAAATACCAAATTTGGGAATGGAGTTTATACTCCACTGCCTGGCCGTGGCATCGATCAATACTCAGCTGGATGGTTTGGCCATATGGTACCTGGTTCTCGCATGGATGATGCACAGCCACGCGTGATCAAGCCTCAACCTTTGGTTCTTGCTCATGGTGACGCTCAGAAAATGAAAGGCAAttcatgcaagctttttggaaTTCACCTTGACAGCCCAGCTAAATCTGAACCTTTGAAGTCTCCACCAAGTGTTGCAAATGATGGGATGCCACAAACTCCAGCAGCAGCTGAATGGCGGAGGGTAGACACAACTGAAGTAGAGAAAAGTTCTGACCCACCTAAGACGCCAAAGCAACTTGATGCTCCACAGGCAGATCCTGTCCCATGTCCACAATCTTCAAGAAGCACACAGTGTAAATCACAAGGTGGATCAACCAGAAGCTGCAAGAAg GTCCACAAGCAAGGAATCGCCCTTGGCAGGTCTGTGGATCTTACAAAGTTCAAGGGCTACACGGAATTGGTCTCTGAGCTGGATGAGATGTTTGACTTCAACGGTGAGCTGAAAGGTTCTAACAAGGAATGGATGGTTGTCTACACCGACAACGAAGGCGATATGATGCTGGTCGGCGATGATCCCTGGGA CGAGTTCTGCAACATGGTCCACAAGATCTTCATCTACACAACGGAGGAGGTCCAGCGGATGAATCCAGGCACCCTGAACTCGGGGTCTGAGGACAGCCCTGCTAATTCAATGGAGAGGGGTTCTGCTGTCAGGGAGACACTGCCAGCCTCATCCCTTAACTCTGGGAACTGCTAA